The DNA segment TCGTCGCGTCGCCCTTGAACTCGCCCGGCTCGGCCGTGAAGGCCGGCAGCGACTGGACGACGAGGAAGATCGCGACGGCCGCGAGGGTGGCGAGGATGAGGCTGCCGGAGACCACCGTGGCGGTCGAGAACACCCGGTCGCCTGGGCGCTGCTTGGCGGTGATCGTGGAGGCGATCTTCGATTCCGCGGGGGCTGTCGTCATGACCGGGGTCTTCCTGAAGGAAACGGATGCGGACTCGGGCAAGGGGACAGTGGCCCCCGTGCCCAGCCTGCCCGACCCGGGCACCCGTCGCAACGGGTTCCCGGGCCGGGCAGAAGGGGATTACTTGATGGTCTCGATCGCCGCGGCGACCTTGGCCGACAGGTCGGCGTTGAGCGGCGCGGAGCCGGCCTGCTCGGCGGCGACCGCCTGGCCTTCCTCGCTCGCCATGTAGCCGACGTAGCTCTTCACGAGCTCGCCCTGCGCGGCGTCGGCGTACTCCTGGCAGACGATCGCGTACGAGACCAGCACGAGCGGGTAGTGCGTCGGGTCGGTCGTCGTGCGGTTGATCTGGATCGCGAGGTCGTTCGCGTCGCGGCCCTCGACGAGCGGCGACTCGGCGACGACTGCGGCAGCGGCCTCGGGCGTGAAGCCGACGAACTCGTCGCCGACCTTGATGTTGGCGACACCGAGGTCGCCCGCCTTCGACGCGTCGGCGTAGCCGATCGTGTTGGTGCCGTTGGTCACGGCGTCGACGACGCCCGACGTGCCCTGCGCGCCCTCACCGGTCTGGTAGGGGAACGGGTCGGCCGGCTTCTGGTCCCACACGTCGGGGGCGTTCTGGAACAGGTAGTCGGCGAAGTTCTTCGTCGTGCCCGAGTCGTCGGAGCGGTGCACCGCGGTGATGTTCGCGGCGGGGAGCGTCACGCCGGAGTTGAGCGCGGCGATCGCCGGGTCGTTCCACGTGGTGATGTCGCCCTTGAAGATCTTGGCGAGGGTCGTGGCGTCGAGGTTGAGCTCGTCGACGCCGTCGATGTTGAAGATGACGGCGATCGGCGAGATGTAGACCGGGAGGTCGATCGCCTTCGTGTCGGGAGCGCACGAACCGAACTCGCCCGCGAGCTCCTCGTCGCTCAGGAACGAGTCGGAGCCGGCGAAGTCGGAGCCGCCCGCGATGAAGGTCTCGCGGCCTGCACCCGAGCCCGACGGGTCGTAGTTGATGGTGACGTCGGGGTTCGCGGTCTGGAACGACGCGATCCAGGCTTCCTGCGCCGAGCCCTGCGACGAAGCGCCGGCGGCGTTGATCGTGCCGGAGAGGCTCGGGGCGTCGGATTCGGTCGGGGCGGACGTGCCGCCCTCGTTCGCAGCGCACGAGCTGAGCGCGACGGCGGCGATGGCCGCAACGACCGCGGCGCGGCCGAGACGTGAGAAGTTCACTGGGGTGTTCCCTTCCAGGGGATTCGATTGCAGGATTGCGGACCGGTGCCCGATCCGTTGCTCGTGACGCTAAGCGGCCGTGATGACGAGCATCCGTTGCGGCGGTGAACGGAAGGTGAACGTGCGGCAACGCACAGGGTGGGGGAGACCGCGAGACGGATGCCTCGTGGAGACATCCGTCTCGTGTCGTGATCGCGCTCGTGCCGCGCCCTGCGCGACCCGGCGGCTCGCCTAAGCGCGCGGAGGATGGGTCTCGACGGCGACGATGCCGGAGGCCGGGTTCGTGGCCGAGAGGTGGACGACGCTGAAGCCGCCCGTGTCGAGCGCCGCCGACTCGTCGACGTACGTGCCGAACGGGGTGGCCGTCGCGAGGGAGATCTCGCGCATGATCTCGGGCAGCACGGGGCCGTGGCTGCAGATGACCGCGGGCTTGCCGACGCGCACGCGCTTGCCGACGACGCGTCGGACGTCGCCCTTGCCCGCCTCCCACGCGTCTTGGCTGATGCCGTCGTCTCGCTTGACGCTGATGCCGTGGGCGGCGGCGAGGGGCGTGACGGTCGTCACGCACCGCACCGCGGGGCTCGACACGATCTTCTGCGGCGACCACGCGGCGAGCACGCTCGCGAGCGCCGCGGCCTGCCGCACGCCGCGCGCGGCGAGCGGGCGCGCGGCGTCCTCGCCTTTCCAGTCGGAGCGGTCGACGGCCTTGCCGTGGCGGACGACGAGGAGGGGGAACGTCGAGGTCACACCCTGCTCGCACAGCGTCGCGAACGCGTCGAGGATGCGCACGTCGGGCTCGTAGCTGAGGTAGCTGCGGGCGCGTTTGATCGTCACCCACTCGAGCGCCGCGATCTCGGCGTTCGGGCGGAACGTCGAACGCTGCACGGCCTGCTCGCTCACCTCGGCCGCCCAGTAGTGCACGACCTTCTCGCGACCGCTCGGCATCGCGTAGCGCGACTCGCCGAGCGGAACGCCGAGGGCGATCGCGAGACCCGTCTCTTCTTGGATCTCGCGGACGGCCGTCTCGGGGAGCGACTCGCCCGGGTCGACCTTGCCCTTCGGGATCGTGACGTCGCCGTAGGCGGTGCGGTGCACGACGAGCACGTGCATGCGGCCGTCGAGGATGCGCCAGCACACCGCGCCGGCGGCGTACACCGCCGTCTCGACCGCGCGCGTCACCGGCGCTTCCCCGCTCGCGTACGCTGGGCGGTCTGCTGCGCGAGCAGCTTCTGCAGGTCGACGAGCGGATGTCCGGCGTCGTCGGCCGAACGCCTCGTCCACGTCCCGTCGCCGCCGAGGTGCCACGAGCTCGTGCGCGGATCCATCGCGGTGTCGAAGATCTCGGTGATCTCTGCGATGTGGTCGGGGTCGACGAGACGCACCAGCGCCTCGACGCGACGGTCGAGGTTGCGGTGCATCATGTCGGCCGAGCCGATGTAGATCTGGCGGTCGCCGTCGTTCTCGAAAGAGAAGACGCGCGAGTGCTCGAGGTACCTGCCGAGGATCGAACGCACCTCGATGTTCTCGCTGAGGCCCTCGATGCCCGGCCGCAGGCTGCAGATGCCCCGCACCCACACCTCGACGGGCACGCCCGCGTTCGACGCCCGGTACAGCGCGTCGATGATCGCCTCGTCGACCATCGAGTTGACCTTGATGCGGATGCCGCTCGGCTTGCCCGCCTCGGCGTTGCGCGCCTCGTTCGCGATGAGCTTGAGCAGACCCTTGCGGAGGTGCAGCGGCGCGACGAGGAGGCGCTTGAACTTCTTCTCGATCGCGTACCCTGACAACTCGTTGAAGAGCCTCGTCAGGTCTTTGCCGACCTGGTCGTCGGCCGTGAGGAGGCCGAGGTCTTCGTAGATGCGGCTCGTCTTCGGGTTGTAGTTGCCCGTGCCGATGTGACTGTAGTGGCGGAGCACGCCCTGCTCTTCGCGGATCACGAGGGCGAGCTTGCAGTGGGTCTTCAGGCCCACGAGCCCGTACACGACGTGCACGCCCGCCTTCTCGAGCTTCCGCGCCCACGAGATGTTCGCCTGCTCGTCGAAGCGGGCCTTGATCTCGACGAGCGCGAGCACCTGCTTGCCGGCCTCGGCCGCGTCGATGAGCGCCTCGACGATGGGGCTGTCGCCCGACGTGCGGTACAGCGTCTGCTTGATGGCGAGCACGTGCGGGTCGGCGGCGGCCTGCTCGAGGAACGCCTGCACGCTCGTCGCGAACGACTCGTACGGGTGGTGGAGCAGCACGTCCTTGCGCGACACGGCCTCGAAGATGTCGGCCGGACGGTTGGGCTCGCTCGGCTGGAGCTGCCAGTTCGTCGCGGGCACGTTCGTCGAGTAGTGCAGCTCGGGCCGGTCGAGCTTGGAGAGGTCGAAGAGTCCGCCGAGGTCGAGCGGCGCGGGCAGGCGATAGACCTCGCGCTCGGAGATGTCGAGCTCTCGCACGAGGAGGCCGAGGGTCACGTCGTCCATGTCGTCGGTGACCTCGAGGCGGATGGGCGGGCCGAACCGGCGGCGCAGCAGCTCTTTCTCGAGCGCCTTGATGAGGTTCTCGGTCTCGTCTTCCTCGATCTCGACGTCTTCGTTGCGCGTCACCCGGAAGACGTGGTGCGCCATGATCTCCATGCCGGGGAAGAGGTCGCCGAGGTGGTTGGCGATGAGGTCCTCGAGGGTCACGTAGCGCGCGTCTTCGATCGACTCGGTCGGGTCGACGCGCACGAAGCGCGGGAGCATCTGCGGCACCTTGACGCGCGCGAACTCCTGTCGGCCCGTGCGGCTGTTGCGCACGCGCACCGAGAGGTTGAGCGAGAGGCCCGAGATGTAGGGGAACGGATGCGCCGGGTCGACCGCGAGCGGCATGAGCACGGGGAACATCTGCAGCGAGAAGTACTCGCGGAGGTGATCGCGTTCGGCGGCGCCGAGGTCGTCCCACTTCACGATGCGGATGCCCGCTTCGGCGAGGGCGGGTTTCACGAGCTCTTGATACACGCGCGCGTGCCGCTCCTGCAGGTCGTGCGCGGCCCGCGAGATGTCTTCGAGGACGTCCATCGGGGCGCGGCCGACGTTCGTCGGCACCGCGAGCCCGGTGACGATGCGGCGCTTCAGGCCCGCGACTCGCACCATGAAGAACTCGTCGAGGTTCGACGCGAAGATCGCGAGGAAGTTCGCCCGCTCGAGCACCGGCAACCGCTCGTCCTCGGCGAGTTCGAGCACCCTCTGATTGAACGCCAGCCAGCTGAGCTCGCGGTCGAGGTACCGCTCGGCGGGCAATTCGGGCGCGCCCTCGAGGTCGAACGGTTCGAAGTCGTCGTCGAAGTCGCTCGCCGTCCGGTCGTCGTCGAGGGTGTCGGTCATTCACCCATCATGTCACCGGGCACGTGGCCGGAACATGACGAACGGGTCAACGGGACGTGACGGATGCCTCGCCCGCGTCTTCTTCGTGGACGTTGAAGCGGTAGCCGACGTTGCGGACGGTGCCGATGAGCCCGTCGAGATCGCCGAGTTTCGCGCGCAGGCGCCGCACGTGCACGTCGACCGTGCGCGTGCCGCCGAAGTAGTCGTAGCCCCACACTTCGCTCAGGAGCTGCTCGCGGGTGAACACGCGCGACGGGTGCGCGGCGAGGAAGCGCAGGAGCTCGAACTCCTTATAGGTGAGGTCGAGCGGCTTGCCGTGCACCTTGGCCGAATAGCTCGCCTCGTCGATGACGACGCCCGACGTCTGGATCCGCTCGGACGGGCGGTTCGACTGCGCGCGGCCGATCGCGAGGCGGATGCGCGCGTCGAGCTCGGCGGGGCCGGCACCGTCGAGCACGACGTCGTCGACGCCCCAGTCGGGCGTGACCGCCGCAAGGCCGCCCTCGGTCACGATGAGGAGGAGCGGCGAGGAGAGGCCCGTGGTTCGGAGGATCTGGCTGAGCGCCTTCGCGCCCGCGAGGTTCGTGCGGGCGTCGAGGAAGACGGCGTCGGACTCGGGGGCGCGCACGAGCTGATCGGGCGTCGCGGGGATCACCCGAACGCGATGCGTCAATAGAGCGAGAGCCGGGAGGACGTCATCGTCAGCCGCCGGCGACAGGATCAGCAGCTGCGCCACGCACACCCTCCAGTAGTAAGGTGCGGTCAATACTACGGGACGCCCGGCATTCACCGGCGGCAGAACGGGGAACGATGGAATCCGGCACGGAATCCCAGACGGATCGCGGGTTCGCGGGCATCGCGATCGCGTGGGCGATCGCGGTCGCGGGATCGGTCATCGTGATCGTCGCGATCGCGACGGGCGCACGGTGGTCGGATGTCCCCCTCGCGGGCTTCGCCGCCCTCGGCGTCGTGTTCGCGGCATCCGTGCTCGGCGCCCTGCTCGTGCAGCTCGCGACCCGGCGACCCGAAGGCTTCGTCGGGCGCGCGAGCGCATCGGTGGGCGGCGCCGCGGTCGTCGTCGCGCTCGCCGCGGGCGTCGTCGCCCTGCTCGGCTGACGGCCGGGTAGACTCGGAGCATGTCTGAACTGCTCGCGCTCGAGTTCCTCTTCATCGGCCTGCTCGGCCTCGCGAGCCTCGCGATCGCGTTCGTCAGCGGCGTGGTCGTCTACAAGCTCTTCAAGGGTCAGCGCTGACCTCATGATCGAGCTCCCCGTCGGCCTGCCCGCCGAGCTCGTGCCGCTCTCCTGGCTCATCGGCATCTGGGAGGGCTCGGGGGTCGTCGACTACGCGATCGGCGAAGATCGCGTGAGCCGCGAGTTCGGTCAGCGCGTGAGCTTCAGCCACGACGGCCTGCCCTACCTCAACTACACGTCGTCGACGTGGCTGCTGCCCGACGACGAAGGCGGCGAGCCCATCCCGCTCGCGAACGAGACGGGCTACTGGCGCCTCGCGCGGCCGTTCGGCGAAGGAGACCCGGGCCCCGCGCTGCTGCCCGCCGAGGGCGACGACCGCTTCCCCGACGCCGACTCCGTCGAGGCGCTGCGCAACGACGACGGCGGATTCGACCTGCAGGTCGCGCTCGTCCACCCCGACGGCGTCCAAGAGCTGTACCTGGGCCAGGTCAAGGGCCCTCGCATCGACCTCGCGACCGACGCCGTCATGCGCGCGAGCGGCGCGAAGGACTACGCCGCGGCGACCCGCCTCTACGGGCTCGTCGATGCGCACCTGCTGTGGGCGTGGGACATCGCCGCCCTCGGCCAAGACCTGCGCACCCATGCGTCGGCGCGCCTCGCGAAAGTCGACTGAATGACCTCTCCGTTCCTCTCCCTGCCCCGTGCCGTCGCCTCCGAGGGGGTCGATGAGGGCGTTCCCGCCCACTACGGCAACCCCGTCGTCGAGCAGCGCCGGCTCGAGCAGGGCCGCGCGATCGTCGACCTGTCGGGCCGAGGCATCCTGACCGTGACGGGTCCCGACCGCCTCACCTGGCTGCACTCGATGGCGAGCCAGTCGCTCGACCGGCTGCCCGCCGGAGGCAGCGCCGAGGCGCTCTTCCTCGACGCGAGCGGCCGCATCGAGCACGTCGCGCACGTCCTCGACGACGGCGAGACGACGTGGCTCGTGGTCGAGGCGTCCGAGGCCGAGCCGCTGCGCGCCTATCTCGACCGCATGCGGTTCATGCTGCGCGTCGAGGTCGAGGATGTCACGGGCGAGTACGCCGTCGTCGGCGCGATGTCGACCGACGCGCTCGACGCCGCCGTGCCCGCGGCGGCCCCGAACGGCGTCGGCCTCGACTGGGTCGACCCGTGGCGCGAGGCATCCGGGTACCAGTACTCGCACGAGACCGACCACCCGGCGGCGCTCTGGCGCTTCATCGAGCGCGTCGTGCCGCGCGACGCGCTCGCAGACGCGGCGGCGGCCGTCGAGGCGGGCCGCGTCGAAGCGGCGGGCGCGCTTGCGGCCGAGGCGCTCCGCATCGCCGCGTGGCGTCCGCGTTTCGCGACCGAGGTCGACGAGAAGGCGATCCCGCACGAGTTCGACTGGCTGCGGAGCGCGGTCGACCTCGGCAAGGGCTGCTACAAGGGGCAAGAGACGGTGGCGAAGGTGCTGAACCTCGGCCGTCCGCCGCGCCGGCTCGTGCTGCTGCACCTCGACGGCAGCGACACCGTGCTGCCCGCGCCCGGCGAAGAGGTCGTCGGCGAGAAGGCCCGCCCCGAGCCCGCGCCGGGCGAAGCGCCCGAGCGCAAGGTCGTCGGGCAGATCACCTCGAGCGCCATGCACTACGAGATGGGTCCCATCGCCCTCGCGGTCGTCAAGCGCGCGGTGCCGGGCGATCTGCCGCTCATCGTCGAGAGCCACGGCATCGACGTCGCCGCGGCACAGGTCGAGATCGTGCCCGCCGACGCGGCAGCTGCGATCGAGGTGCCGCGGCTGCCGCGCCTCGGCGTGCGGCACTAGCCTCTCGGTGGTCGAGGAGTTCCTCGTACTCCCCCTCTCGCACTCCTCGACCAGCGGAGCCTCCTTCGGGGCGTTGGTGCGACGCGCGCGCGGCGGCACTTCGGCACCGGATGCCTCAGGAGCTGCCACGCGAGCGTGATGTTCTCGCAGTTCCTTCGCATCCCCGGCACTTCGGCACCGGCGGCTCGGCGGGAGGGCCTTCTTCCGGGGGAGAGTGAGAGGTGCGCGGGCTCACAGAAGGACCATCCGCAGCGGCGTGCCGCGGTGCTTCGGCGGCGCAGGGTTTCGTCGTTACCCGATCGGCGTGGCGCCTGCGGTCCCCGGCGCGACCGACGCCCAGTCGACGGTCAGTTCGCCGAGCCGCCACCGCCGCACGCCGCCGCGCACGGGCCATCCTTCGCCCTTCAGCGTCTCGGCGACGCGGATGAACCGCTGACTCGGCCCGTAGACCGAGAGCGGCGCGTGCACACGCCAGGCGCGATCGAGCGCCGTGAGGAACTCGTGCACGCGCTCGCCCGGGACGTTCCGGTGGATGAGCGCCTTCGGCAGCCGCTCGGCGACGATCGACGGCACGTCGAGATCGGCGAGCCGGAGGCTCACCGAGAAGCTCTCGGGGCCTGCGGGGGAGAGGCCGACCCAGCTCGAGATGCGGCCGAGCTCGTCGCACGTCCCCTCGACGAGGAGGCCGCCGGGGGCGAGCCGGGCCTGCATGCGCCCCCACGCCGCCGCGACGTCGGCCTCGTCGTACTGCCGCAGCACATTGAACGCGCGGATGATCGCGGGCGGGCGGGTCGACGGCACCTCGAACCCGCCGAGCGCGAACGACACCGCGAGGTCGGGCGCGAACGTCGTCGCGCCGCGGCGAACGGCCTCGAGCTGCCCGTTCGCCGTCGCCACGCGTGCGGGGTCGATCTCGAGTCCGAGCACGACGACATCGGGGCGAGCCCGACGCAGGCGGGTCGCGAGCTCGAACGCCGTGACGCCGCTCGCCCCGAATCCGAGGTCGACGACGAGCGGATCGGGCGCCGCCCGGCGGAGCGCCGGGTGCTCCGCGATCCAACGGTCGACGCGGCGCAACCGGTTCGTGTTGGTCGTGCCGCGGGTGATGGAGCCGACGGGCATGCTCCAAGTCTCGCAGGCGTGCATGCGAGACATCCGACACGTCCGAGACGATGCGCCTTCGCTAGGCTGGCACCATGCCTCACACGCTCGTGCTGCTGCGCCACGGCAACAGCGAATGGAATCAGAAGAACCTCTTCACCGGATGGGTCGATGTGCGGCTCAGCGAGCTCGGCACCTCCGAGGCCGCGCGCGCCGGGCAACTGCTGCTCGAGTCGGGGGTGCTCCCCGACGTGCTGCACACATCGGTGCTCACGCGCGCCATCCAGACCGCGAACATCGCCCTCGACGTCGCCGACCGCGCGTGGATCGACGTGCGGCGTTCGTGGCGCCTCAACGAGCGTCACTACGGTGCCCTGCAGGGCCTCGACAAGGCCGAGACGCTCGAGAAGTACGGCCCCGAGCAGTTCCAGCTCTGGCGTCGTTCGTTCGACGTGCCGCCGCCGCCGCTCGACGACGACGCCGAGTGGTCGCAGGTCGGCGACGACCGCTACGCGAACCTCTACGACGACCAGATGCCGCGCACCGAGTGCCTGAAAGACGTCATCGCGCGCATGCTGCCGTACTGGGAGTCCGACATCATCCCCGACCTCAAGGCCGGTAAGACCGTGCTCGTGACCGCGCACGGCAACTCGCTGCGTGCGCTCGTGAAGCACCTCGACGGCATCAGCGACGACGACATCGCCGACCTCAACATCCCGACGGGCATCCCGCTCGTCTACGAGCTCGACGACGAGTTCCGTCCGACGAAGCCCGCCGAGTACCTCGACCCTGAGGCTGCCGCCGCGGGTGCCGCGGCCGTCGCAGCGCAGGGCAAGAAGTAAGCACCAGGTCGCCTCGAGCGAGGTGGCCGATGCGAAAGGCCGGCGGATGACTCATCCGCCGGCCTTTCGCATGACTCCCGCTGCGCGGGAGCTCAGGCGCTCGTGGGAACTCAGACGCTCTCGGGCACCCAGTCGCCCGTCGCGAGGTAGAGCACCTTCTTCGCGATGAGGACCGCGTGGTCGGCGAAGCGCTCGTGGTAGCGGCTCGCGAGGGTCGCGTCGACGGTGTCGACGGTCTCGCCCTTCCACGTCTCGCCGAGGACCTTGTCGAAGACCTCGAGGTGCAGGGCGTCGACCTTGTCGTCTTCGTCGTGGATCTCTTCGGCGAGCTTCACGTTCGAGGTGTCCTGGAGGAGGTCGGCGAGCTTGCGCGCGATCTCGACATCGAGGCGGCCCATCTCGGCGAACGTCGGGCGAAGCGCCTTCGGCACGACCTTGTCGGGGAAGCGGTAGCGCGCGAGCTGGGCGATGTGCGTCGCGAGGTCGCCCATGCGCTCGAGCGAGGCGCTGATGCGCAATGCGCTCACGACGATGCGCAGGTCGCGCGCGACGGGCTGCTGGCGGGCGAGGATCGTGATCGCGAGCTCGTCGAGCTCGACCGTCGCGGCGTCGATCTTCGGATCTTCGGCGATGACCTCTTCGGCGAGCGTCACATCGGACTCGTTGAACGCCTTCGTCGCCTTCTCGATGGAGTCGGCGACGAGGCCGGCGATCTCGACCAGACGCTCCTGGACCTCACGCATCTCCTGCTGGAACACCTCACGCATGCGCGACTTCCCTCACATCTGCTCGTAGCTCCGCGCGCGGCGCGCGGACGGGATGGGCCTTTCCGGACCTCGGCAATCCTCCCGACCGAAAGTGAACAAGAGGTTCCGGGCAACTGAACACTTGCCAACCTAGCGCCGTCTGCCGGCCGATGGGCGTCCCGAACCTTCACGGCTCGTTATCGTGGTGCACATGGAGCAGTCCACCTGGGTCGTGCTCGCCGCCCTCGCGTTCGGTGCGTTCATCGGAGCGGGGTTCATGATCCTCTTCAGCATGGCCGAGCGGCGCGGCAACGCGGCGGCGAAGGTCGTGGCGCCGACCGTCCCCGACGGCGTCGATCAGGTGCTCGAGGTCCTCGAGTCCGCGGGCGTCGTCGTCGATCCGTCGAACAACGTCCTCCGGGCCTCGCCAGGCGCGCTCTCACTGGGGCTCGTGCGAGGGCAGGCGCTCGTGCACGCCGAGGTCGTCGAGCTCGTCGCGGCGGTGCGCCGCACGGGCGAGCCCGTCGAGGCAGAGCTCACGCTGCCGCGCGGTCCGTTCGGCGGCTCGCAGTTCCATCTGCACCTGCGGGCGGCGCGGCTCGGCACCCGGTTCGTGCTCCTCCTCGCCGACGACCGCACCGAGGCCCACCGCCTCGACGAGGTGCGCCGCGACTTCGTCGCCAACATCAGCCACGAGCTCAAGACGCCGATCGCGTCGGTGAGCCTGCTCGCCGAGGCGATCGACACGGCCGCCGACGAGCCCGAGCGCGTGCGCCGGTTCGCGAACCGGCTGAGCGTCGAGTCGACGAGGCTCGCGCACATCACGACCGAGGTCATCGAGCTCTCGCGGCTGCAGGCCGACGACGCCCTCGAGCCCGACGAACTCGTCGACGTCGACGAGGCGTGCCGGGCGGCGATCGATCAGACTCGCGTCGTCGCGGTCGCGAAGGGCGTGGATGTCGCGGTGCGGGCCAAGAGCGGGGCGAAGGTGTGGGGCGACGCGGCCCTCATGGTGGTCGCGGTGCACAACCTCGTCTCGAACGCGATCGCATATTCGAACTCCGGCGGACGCGTGGGCGTCGGCACGCGGGTCGACGGCGACATCGTCGAGATCTCGGTGACGGATCAGGGCATCGGCATCGGCAAAGACGAGCTCGACCGCGTGTTCGAGCGGTTCTATCGCGTCGACCAGGCGCGCAGCCGCAACACGGGCGGCTCGGGCCTCGGCCTCTCGATCGTGAAGCACACCGTGCAGAACCTCGGCGGCGAGGTGCGCGTGTGGTCGCAGCCCGGCAAGGGGTCGACCTTCACGATCCGGCTGCCGCGCGCCGAAGCGGTGCCCGAGCGCAGTTCGTCCAAGAGCAGCTCGTCCAAGAGCAGTTCGTCCAAGAGCAGCTCGTCCAAGAGCAGCTCGTCCAAGAGCGGTTCGCCGAAGACCGACGCCGCGAAGGCGGACGCCGCGAAGACCTATGCCGCGACCGCAGACGCCGGCCGCGGGGCATCCGCCCGATCCCATGCCCACCCGTCCCCCCGAAAGACCCCCCGCCCCGCGGCGACCGCCGCCGCGGCCACCGAAGGAGCCACCGAGTGACCCGCATCCTGCTCGTCGAAGACGAGGCCGCGCTGAGCGAGCCGCTCGCGTTCCTGCTGGAGCGCGAGGGGTACGACGTCGAGGTCGCCGCCGACGGCCGCGACGCCATCGCGGCGTTCGATCGGGAGAACGCCGATCTCGTACTCCTCGATCTCATGCTCCCGGGCATCCCCGGCACCGAGGTGTGCCGTGAGCTGCGCACGCGCTCGACCGTGCCGATCATCATGCTGACGGCGAAGGATTCCGAGATCGACATCGTCGTGGGCCTCGAGCTCGGCGCCGACGACTACGTGACGAAGCCGTATTCCACGCGCGAACTGCTCGCGCGCATCCGCGCCGTGCTGCGGCGTCGCGTCGAGGCGCTCGACTACGACGAGTCGGTGCTCGAGGGCGGGCGCGTGAAGATGGACGTCGACCGGCACACGGTCGAGGTCGACGGCTCGAGCGTGCAGATGCCGCTCAAGGAATTCGAGCTGCTCGAACTGCTCATGCGGAACCCCGGCCGCGTGCTCACCCGAGGCCAGCTCATCGACCGCGTGTGGGGCTCCGACTACTTCGGCGACACGAAGACGCTCGACGTGCACATCAAGCGCATCCGCTCGAAGATCGAGCGCGTGCCGTCGGATCCGGTGCAGCTCGTCACCGTGCGCGGCCTCGGGTATCGCTTCGAGGCGTAGCTCGGCTTCGAGGCGGAACTCAGCTTCGAGGCGGGATTCAGGGAAGCAGCGCGCCGTACTCGGGCAGTCGGCCGTCGAGCACGGGGACGGAGATCTCGACGATCTCAGCGCCCGGCGTCTTGAAGGCGAGCTCGACGTTCGAGCCGGGGGCCGCGCCGAGGCCCTCGAGGAGGAGCGGGTCTTCGTCGGCGCCGCCGAGGACGATCTGCTGGCCGGCCTCGACCTCGAGTTCGACCGGCGAGCCGCCCGTCACGGGTTCGATCGTGAGCTCTGCGTCGGAGTCGCCGCCGTTCGAGACGGTGAAGACGAGGCTCGCGTCGTCGGCGCCCTCTTCGGCGATGATGAGGATGTTGCGCAGGTCGAGGTCGCCGACGTTCGCCGAGACGCCGTCGCTCGCGTCGTAGTGCTCGGTCGTCGCCTGGTACGTGATCAACGCGCAGCCGCTGCCGCCGATGACGATGCCGAGTGCCAGAGCGGCGGATGCCACGAGACGCGCCTTCACAGAACCTCCAAGTGCGGGTGCGCATGCGGCCGCCGGGCCGTGCGCTTCGATCGTGTCGAGCATACTCTACGGGGCTGTCCAGGCCTGGCCGCGCAAACCTTAGCACCACCTTGGTGTGATATCCTGAAAGTTGCCGAAAGGACACCGATTCATGCTTTTTGAGGTTGGCGAGACCGTCGTTTACCCGCACCACGGCGCCGCAACGATCGTCGAAGTCAAGAAACGCATCATCAAGGGCGAAGAGAAGCTGTACCTCAAGCTGAACGTCACGCAGGGCGACCTCGTCATCGAGGTTCCCGCCGAGAACGTCGACCTCGTCGGCGTGCGAGACGTCATCGGCAAGGAAGGCCTCGACAAGGTCTTCGAGGTGCTGCGCGCTCCCTTCACCGAAGAACCGACCAACTGGTCGCGCCGCTACAAGGCGAACCTCGAGAAGCTCGCCTCGGGCGACGTGATCAAGGTCTCCGAAGTCGTGCGCGACCTGTGGCGCCGCGATCAAGACCGAGGCCTGTCCGCGGGCGAGAAGCGGATGCTGGCCAAGGCGCGCCAGATCCTCATCTCCGAGCTCGCGCTCGCCGAGAAGACCGACGAGGAGCAGGCTTCGGTCGTCCTCGACGAGGTCCTCGCTTCCTAAGCGCACGCAGCCGGCGCCCGCTGCACCTCGAGT comes from the Agromyces protaetiae genome and includes:
- a CDS encoding YgfZ/GcvT domain-containing protein, which gives rise to MTSPFLSLPRAVASEGVDEGVPAHYGNPVVEQRRLEQGRAIVDLSGRGILTVTGPDRLTWLHSMASQSLDRLPAGGSAEALFLDASGRIEHVAHVLDDGETTWLVVEASEAEPLRAYLDRMRFMLRVEVEDVTGEYAVVGAMSTDALDAAVPAAAPNGVGLDWVDPWREASGYQYSHETDHPAALWRFIERVVPRDALADAAAAVEAGRVEAAGALAAEALRIAAWRPRFATEVDEKAIPHEFDWLRSAVDLGKGCYKGQETVAKVLNLGRPPRRLVLLHLDGSDTVLPAPGEEVVGEKARPEPAPGEAPERKVVGQITSSAMHYEMGPIALAVVKRAVPGDLPLIVESHGIDVAAAQVEIVPADAAAAIEVPRLPRLGVRH
- a CDS encoding class I SAM-dependent methyltransferase, producing the protein MPVGSITRGTTNTNRLRRVDRWIAEHPALRRAAPDPLVVDLGFGASGVTAFELATRLRRARPDVVVLGLEIDPARVATANGQLEAVRRGATTFAPDLAVSFALGGFEVPSTRPPAIIRAFNVLRQYDEADVAAAWGRMQARLAPGGLLVEGTCDELGRISSWVGLSPAGPESFSVSLRLADLDVPSIVAERLPKALIHRNVPGERVHEFLTALDRAWRVHAPLSVYGPSQRFIRVAETLKGEGWPVRGGVRRWRLGELTVDWASVAPGTAGATPIG
- a CDS encoding phosphoglyceromutase, whose amino-acid sequence is MPHTLVLLRHGNSEWNQKNLFTGWVDVRLSELGTSEAARAGQLLLESGVLPDVLHTSVLTRAIQTANIALDVADRAWIDVRRSWRLNERHYGALQGLDKAETLEKYGPEQFQLWRRSFDVPPPPLDDDAEWSQVGDDRYANLYDDQMPRTECLKDVIARMLPYWESDIIPDLKAGKTVLVTAHGNSLRALVKHLDGISDDDIADLNIPTGIPLVYELDDEFRPTKPAEYLDPEAAAAGAAAVAAQGKK
- the phoU gene encoding phosphate signaling complex protein PhoU, whose protein sequence is MREVFQQEMREVQERLVEIAGLVADSIEKATKAFNESDVTLAEEVIAEDPKIDAATVELDELAITILARQQPVARDLRIVVSALRISASLERMGDLATHIAQLARYRFPDKVVPKALRPTFAEMGRLDVEIARKLADLLQDTSNVKLAEEIHDEDDKVDALHLEVFDKVLGETWKGETVDTVDATLASRYHERFADHAVLIAKKVLYLATGDWVPESV
- a CDS encoding sensor histidine kinase; protein product: MEQSTWVVLAALAFGAFIGAGFMILFSMAERRGNAAAKVVAPTVPDGVDQVLEVLESAGVVVDPSNNVLRASPGALSLGLVRGQALVHAEVVELVAAVRRTGEPVEAELTLPRGPFGGSQFHLHLRAARLGTRFVLLLADDRTEAHRLDEVRRDFVANISHELKTPIASVSLLAEAIDTAADEPERVRRFANRLSVESTRLAHITTEVIELSRLQADDALEPDELVDVDEACRAAIDQTRVVAVAKGVDVAVRAKSGAKVWGDAALMVVAVHNLVSNAIAYSNSGGRVGVGTRVDGDIVEISVTDQGIGIGKDELDRVFERFYRVDQARSRNTGGSGLGLSIVKHTVQNLGGEVRVWSQPGKGSTFTIRLPRAEAVPERSSSKSSSSKSSSSKSSSSKSSSSKSGSPKTDAAKADAAKTYAATADAGRGASARSHAHPSPRKTPRPAATAAAATEGATE
- a CDS encoding response regulator transcription factor gives rise to the protein MTRILLVEDEAALSEPLAFLLEREGYDVEVAADGRDAIAAFDRENADLVLLDLMLPGIPGTEVCRELRTRSTVPIIMLTAKDSEIDIVVGLELGADDYVTKPYSTRELLARIRAVLRRRVEALDYDESVLEGGRVKMDVDRHTVEVDGSSVQMPLKEFELLELLMRNPGRVLTRGQLIDRVWGSDYFGDTKTLDVHIKRIRSKIERVPSDPVQLVTVRGLGYRFEA